GACGATCAGGTGGTTCTCGCGGGCGAAGTCGACCACCTTGACGTAGAAGTCGAGATCGACGGTCTGCGCGGTTGGGTTGGAAGGGAAGTTGACGATCAGGACCTTCGGCCGAGGCCAGGAGTCGCGCACCGCCTTTTGCACCTCTTCGAAATAGTCGCGTCCCGGCCCCATCGGCACATGGCGGATGTCGGCGCCGGCGATGATGAAGCCGTAGGGGTGGATCGGATAGGCGGGGTTGGGCGCCAGCACCAGATCGCCGGGGGAGGTGATCGCCACCGCCAGATGGGCCAGCCCCTCCTTGGAGCCGATGGTGACGATCGCCTCACGCTCCGGATCGATATCGACGTCGAAGCGGCGCTTGTACCAGGCGCAGATCGCCCGCCGCAGCCCGGCAATGCCGCGCGAGACCGAATAGCGGTGGTTGCGCCCGTCCCGCGCCGCCTCGCACAGCTTGTCGACGATGTGCTGCGGCGTCGGCTGGTCGGGATTGCCCATGCCCAGATCGATGATGTCGGCACCGGCGTGGCGCAGCTCCATCTTGAGCTGGTTGACCACGGCGAAGATGTAGGGGGGGAGCCGTTTGATCTTCTCGAACTCTCGCAACTGCACCTCGTGGACGGCTTCGCGGGAAGCCGGCATTCGCGGCCGAGCCGGCGGGACGCCGGCATCGTAGCGTCTCCGCGCCGCCTCGCAAAAGGCGGACCGCCGCCGACTCGCCTCCCGCCCCGCCTTCGCCTTCCCTTGCGATGCGCCGCGGCTAGCGTTGGGCGCCATCCGGCCTCCGGAACGCCGCCACCATCATCCCCACCTTCCGAAGGAGCCCGACCATCGACCGGAACGAGGCCATCGCCAGGCTGCGGGTCATCCAGGACATCCCGACCCTGCCCGACTGCTTCCTGCGCATCCAGCAGGTGCTGCGCCATCCCGACAGCGACAGCGCCGATCTGGCCGATGTCATCCGCACCGACCAGGCGACCAGCGCCATGGTGCTCAAGCAGGCCAACTCGCCCGCTTTCAGCGGTGGCACGCGCACCATCGCCTCGATTCAGGAGGCGGTCACCAGGCTGGGGATGAACGAGGTGGCGGAGATCGCCATGATCATCTCGCTGGTGCAGGGCTTCCCGCTGCCCGCCACCGCCGGCAAGGTGCGGCGGTTCTGGACCCACGCCTTCCTGGTCGGCTCCATCGCCGAGGAGATCGGCCGGCGGATCCCCGAAGGGGAGAGGCTCGACCGACAGCAGCTCTTCACCGCCGGACTGCTGCACGACATCGGCCGCGCCGTCCTCGGCCTACGCATCGATCCCGACTACTTCAACCGCCCCACGGGCGTGCTGGACGACGACGAGAAGACGCTGGAGCTGGAGCTGGCCAACTACGGCATCGACCACGCCGAGGCCGGCGCCATCCTGATGGAGCTG
This window of the Zetaproteobacteria bacterium genome carries:
- a CDS encoding HDOD domain-containing protein — encoded protein: MIPTFRRSPTIDRNEAIARLRVIQDIPTLPDCFLRIQQVLRHPDSDSADLADVIRTDQATSAMVLKQANSPAFSGGTRTIASIQEAVTRLGMNEVAEIAMIISLVQGFPLPATAGKVRRFWTHAFLVGSIAEEIGRRIPEGERLDRQQLFTAGLLHDIGRAVLGLRIDPDYFNRPTGVLDDDEKTLELELANYGIDHAEAGAILMELWGFPQILIDIVLHYHRPYGECHLLPAAIIHLANDIARTEGRRIATIEDAAVALREGRLYRDLDERIAEMLQRLGEGD
- a CDS encoding alanine transaminase; its protein translation is MREFEKIKRLPPYIFAVVNQLKMELRHAGADIIDLGMGNPDQPTPQHIVDKLCEAARDGRNHRYSVSRGIAGLRRAICAWYKRRFDVDIDPEREAIVTIGSKEGLAHLAVAITSPGDLVLAPNPAYPIHPYGFIIAGADIRHVPMGPGRDYFEEVQKAVRDSWPRPKVLIVNFPSNPTAQTVDLDFYVKVVDFARENHLIVISDIAYAEICFDGYRCPSILQVPGARDLAVEFYSLSKSYNMPGWRIGFMVGNSEIVAALARIKSYLDYGTFQPLQIAACAALNGPQECVARIRDTYRARRDVMIEGLHKMGWMAEKPKASMFIWAEIPDAFKPMGSLEFSKRLLTEGGVAVSPGIGFGDYGDQFVRIALIENEHRIRQALRGIRKFLHGAS